One part of the Mycolicibacterium aromaticivorans JS19b1 = JCM 16368 genome encodes these proteins:
- a CDS encoding fatty acid desaturase family protein, which translates to MTSSVESPLGRLTDRELEKLAKEFDAIHDEVFAELGDRDRRYIKSVITAQRQIVVVGRVLLLASRSKTAWVLGTACLSMAKILENMELGHNILHGQWDWMNDPDVHSSVWDWDTASTAKAWKHSHNYIHHTYTNILGKDRDLGYEIMRIDPNQPWHPVWLAQPLFNFLLMMLFEWGVAVHDIDFRAAQRGEKPWSEVRSELKGISGKARAQIVKDYLGWPAISAGAFGLAQLALRGRIGQPAQSRLGRRIRQVSGGRLGSTARLLDRVVPGVESTFLRTLGADLLANLIRNIWAHSIIFCGHFPDQTYTFTEEEVADETRGGWYVRQLVGAANIEGSPLFHIVSGNLGYQVEHHLYPDMPSSRYSEIAPKVKEICQRYQLPYNSGRFSKQLFSVHRTVFRLSFPGGKPRPKPGPYRGESASAPAGPSEANRFRERVPAEHPDAGPEHVSGGVAVEPPRRGND; encoded by the coding sequence ATGACCAGCAGCGTCGAGAGCCCACTTGGGCGTCTGACCGATCGAGAGCTGGAGAAGCTCGCCAAGGAGTTCGACGCAATCCACGACGAGGTGTTCGCCGAACTCGGTGACCGCGATCGCCGCTACATCAAATCGGTGATCACTGCGCAGCGCCAGATCGTGGTTGTCGGCCGCGTGTTGTTACTCGCCTCCCGGTCGAAGACCGCATGGGTCCTCGGTACGGCGTGTCTGAGCATGGCGAAGATCCTGGAGAACATGGAGCTGGGCCACAATATCCTGCACGGCCAATGGGATTGGATGAACGACCCCGATGTTCATTCCTCGGTGTGGGACTGGGATACCGCGTCCACCGCCAAGGCCTGGAAGCACTCTCACAACTACATTCACCACACCTACACCAACATCCTGGGCAAGGACCGCGATCTCGGTTACGAAATCATGCGCATCGACCCCAACCAGCCCTGGCACCCCGTATGGCTGGCGCAGCCGCTGTTCAACTTCCTGCTGATGATGCTTTTCGAGTGGGGAGTTGCGGTGCACGACATCGACTTTCGTGCCGCGCAGCGAGGTGAGAAGCCGTGGTCCGAGGTGCGCTCGGAGTTGAAGGGCATCTCGGGGAAGGCCCGGGCGCAGATCGTCAAGGACTACCTGGGTTGGCCGGCCATCAGCGCTGGAGCCTTCGGCCTGGCGCAGCTTGCGTTGCGAGGCCGGATCGGCCAGCCGGCCCAGTCGCGTCTCGGCCGGCGGATACGTCAGGTATCCGGGGGCCGGTTGGGTTCAACGGCACGCCTGCTCGACCGGGTAGTGCCCGGCGTGGAGAGCACGTTTCTTCGTACGCTGGGCGCCGACCTGTTGGCCAACCTAATCCGCAACATCTGGGCGCACTCGATCATCTTCTGCGGCCATTTTCCGGACCAGACCTACACGTTCACCGAGGAAGAGGTCGCCGACGAAACCCGCGGCGGCTGGTACGTGCGGCAACTGGTCGGTGCCGCCAACATCGAGGGCAGCCCGCTGTTCCACATCGTCAGCGGGAATCTCGGTTATCAGGTCGAGCACCACCTGTATCCGGACATGCCCAGCAGCCGCTACTCGGAGATCGCGCCGAAGGTCAAAGAGATCTGCCAGCGCTACCAACTGCCGTACAACTCGGGGCGGTTCTCCAAGCAATTGTTTTCGGTGCACCGCACCGTCTTTCGGTTATCCTTCCCGGGCGGAAAGCCCCGCCCCAAGCCCGGCCCTTACCGCGGTGAAAGCGCCAGCGCTCCGGCAGGTCCGAGTGAAGCGAATCGCTTCCGGGAGCGAGTTCCCGCCGAGCATCCGGACGCCGGACCTGAGCACGTGTCCGGGGGTGTGGCTGTCGAACCGCCACGGCGCGGCAATGATTGA
- a CDS encoding cellulose-binding domain-containing protein → MPRLNSYGSRWRAALHLTAAVVVVLVALGLRAAPAAHAGVATAQLSVTSTWQTGFIARFVITNPTTAPLADWKLEFDLPAGESILHSWNSAVTNYGTHYVLTPANWNRIIAPGGTATGGFRGVLSGTYSPPVNCVLTGQSYCV, encoded by the coding sequence ATGCCCCGACTGAATAGCTACGGGAGTCGCTGGCGCGCGGCACTTCACCTGACCGCTGCGGTCGTGGTCGTGCTGGTGGCCCTGGGACTCCGAGCCGCGCCGGCGGCTCACGCGGGTGTAGCGACGGCGCAGCTGTCGGTGACATCGACATGGCAGACCGGTTTCATCGCACGCTTCGTCATCACCAACCCGACGACCGCACCGCTCGCGGACTGGAAGCTGGAATTCGACTTGCCGGCGGGCGAATCAATCCTGCACAGCTGGAATAGTGCCGTCACGAACTATGGCACTCACTACGTTCTTACCCCGGCGAACTGGAATCGCATCATCGCTCCGGGTGGCACAGCCACCGGGGGTTTCCGCGGTGTGCTGAGTGGGACTTACTCACCACCCGTGAACTGCGTCCTGACTGGACAGTCCTATTGCGTCTGA
- a CDS encoding Ig-like domain-containing protein, producing the protein MPTAATSRTATAQESKGNPLGDFGAFFGNIASSSSFIVETLVPYVQNIAKTSVQIAQGQQVPKGIVAESVDWANADIGLVGLALSLPALSSDVAEFKQANNRWDQFQAGMSLAGDAAPFVFTGAGAAAGTVVQGAIGGLLGAGVGGLVGGVEGIAKGVYDVTVNGASLAAGVADFDNAVSANVNVYGSAGAAIGGITGFWEGSIAGCTMGTAVSLNLFLGKEVLKGANYLAGAIGGQGQPNPTPPPTDAPVAGTPVVNAADSTTGVVTGTAVFTDPNGAALTYSVTTKPTQGAVAINATTGDFTFTPKSDATGTKDQFVVTADNGQRGLAPM; encoded by the coding sequence ATGCCTACTGCCGCCACCAGTCGCACGGCCACCGCCCAAGAATCAAAGGGGAACCCTCTCGGAGACTTCGGCGCTTTCTTCGGAAATATTGCGAGTTCGTCGAGCTTCATCGTTGAAACTCTCGTTCCATACGTGCAGAACATCGCGAAAACATCTGTGCAGATAGCGCAGGGGCAACAAGTACCCAAAGGTATCGTTGCCGAGTCAGTCGACTGGGCCAATGCCGATATCGGCTTGGTAGGACTTGCATTGTCACTGCCTGCGTTGTCCTCAGATGTTGCCGAATTTAAACAGGCAAATAATCGATGGGATCAGTTCCAAGCCGGGATGTCTCTTGCCGGAGACGCAGCCCCATTCGTGTTCACCGGCGCCGGCGCCGCCGCTGGCACTGTGGTCCAGGGCGCCATCGGTGGCCTGCTGGGCGCCGGGGTAGGCGGGCTCGTCGGCGGAGTCGAAGGGATCGCAAAAGGCGTCTATGACGTCACAGTAAACGGCGCAAGCCTCGCCGCAGGCGTTGCGGACTTTGACAATGCCGTCAGCGCCAACGTCAATGTCTACGGTAGTGCAGGTGCTGCCATTGGAGGCATCACCGGTTTTTGGGAGGGGTCCATCGCCGGTTGCACCATGGGCACGGCGGTTTCACTCAACCTATTCCTCGGTAAAGAAGTCCTGAAAGGCGCAAATTACCTGGCTGGGGCCATTGGCGGCCAAGGTCAGCCCAATCCCACTCCGCCTCCGACCGACGCCCCTGTCGCAGGTACGCCCGTAGTTAATGCTGCTGATTCGACCACCGGAGTGGTGACCGGCACAGCTGTATTCACCGACCCAAACGGTGCGGCTCTCACCTACAGTGTGACGACCAAGCCCACTCAAGGAGCAGTGGCGATCAACGCCACTACGGGAGATTTCACCTTTACCCCGAAGTCAGACGCGACAGGCACTAAGGATCAATTCGTCGTTACCGCTGACAACGGTCAGAGGGGCCTTGCCCCCATGTAG
- a CDS encoding IS3 family transposase (programmed frameshift): protein MARKNYPDEFKRDAVALYRDTEGATIAQIAAELGVSEATLSAWCKSAGVPIRHRRGVVVAEPVLGAESPEQELARLRSEVKALRATEARLSTERDILRSAAKYFGRGDELVSRFQFVADHLHAFEVKWLCAVVEVARSSFYAWLAGADGRAARRAADEALAERIRAVHDEDNTYGAPRITAELNDGAPEGQRVNHKRVARVMRGAGIAGYRRRRRVKTTVADPANQKVPDLLKRDFTAAQVNTRYVGDITYLPLATGANLYLATVIDCCSRRVAGWAIADHMRTELVIDALKAAAALRGSLAGAIFHADHGSQYTSRDFANLCRDLGVVQSMGAVGSSADNALAESFNAALKREILQDRACWPDAAICRREVFRWLARYNTTRRHSYCRHSSPATYERNLTPATLPEAA, encoded by the exons ATGGCAAGGAAAAATTACCCCGATGAGTTCAAGCGTGACGCGGTCGCGCTCTACCGGGACACCGAGGGCGCGACGATCGCCCAGATCGCTGCCGAGCTCGGTGTCAGCGAGGCCACGCTCTCGGCGTGGTGCAAGTCGGCCGGGGTGCCGATTCGGCACCGCCGCGGTGTCGTAGTGGCCGAGCCTGTGCTAGGGGCCGAGAGCCCTGAGCAGGAGCTGGCCCGCCTCCGCAGTGAGGTCAAGGCGTTACGCGCCACCGAGGCGCGGTTGTCCACCGAGCGTGACATCTTGCGGTCGGCGGCCAAATATTTCG GCCGGGGAGACGAACTGGTGAGCCGCTTTCAGTTTGTCGCCGACCACCTGCACGCCTTCGAGGTGAAGTGGCTCTGCGCAGTCGTCGAGGTTGCGCGTTCGTCGTTCTACGCGTGGTTGGCCGGTGCTGACGGACGAGCGGCCCGTCGGGCTGCTGACGAGGCGCTGGCCGAGCGTATCCGCGCCGTCCACGACGAGGACAACACCTACGGGGCGCCGCGGATCACCGCCGAGCTCAACGACGGTGCGCCCGAGGGGCAGCGGGTCAACCACAAGCGGGTGGCTCGGGTGATGCGCGGCGCCGGGATCGCCGGTTATCGACGCCGACGTCGGGTCAAGACGACCGTGGCGGACCCGGCGAACCAGAAGGTCCCCGACCTGCTCAAACGCGATTTCACCGCCGCGCAGGTCAACACCCGTTACGTCGGCGACATCACCTACTTGCCATTGGCGACCGGCGCCAACCTGTACCTGGCCACCGTGATCGACTGCTGTTCACGGCGGGTCGCCGGGTGGGCGATCGCCGATCACATGCGCACCGAACTGGTCATCGATGCGCTCAAAGCCGCTGCTGCACTGCGGGGTTCACTGGCTGGTGCAATATTCCATGCAGATCATGGAAGTCAGTACACCTCACGGGATTTCGCGAATCTCTGCCGCGATCTGGGGGTCGTCCAGTCGATGGGTGCGGTGGGGTCAAGTGCCGATAACGCGTTGGCCGAATCGTTCAACGCCGCCCTCAAGCGCGAGATTCTGCAAGACCGTGCCTGCTGGCCGGACGCGGCGATCTGCCGCCGTGAGGTCTTTCGGTGGCTGGCCCGCTACAACACCACACGACGGCACTCCTACTGCCGTCATTCCAGCCCCGCGACCTACGAAAGGAACCTGACACCGGCTACGCTGCCCGAAGCCGCATAA
- a CDS encoding IS110 family transposase: MATDRLWAGVDVGKEQHWVCVVDGSGAVVLSRKLSNDEDPIRALVAEIDALADQVCWTVDLSTVYAALLLTVLADAGKTVRYLAGRAVWQASGTYRGGEAKTDAKDARVIADQSRMRGQDLPVLHPDDDLIAELRMLTAHRADLVADRTRTINRLHQQLVALCPALERVAQLRSDRGWVVLLARYQRPKAIRQSGVSRLSRMLTDAGVRNAAMIASAAVAAAKTQMVRLPGEGVAAGLVADLAKEVIALDERIKTTDADIEDRFRRHPLAEVITSMPGMGFRLGAEFLAAVGDPALIGSADQLAAWAGLAPVSRDSGKRTGRLHTPHRYSRRLRRVMYMSALTAARCDPDSRAYYQRKRQQGKRPIPATICLARRRTNVLYALIRDNRSWQPESPQIAPTAA, translated from the coding sequence ATGGCGACAGACCGGTTGTGGGCTGGTGTGGATGTCGGCAAGGAGCAGCATTGGGTGTGCGTGGTCGACGGCAGCGGGGCAGTGGTGCTGTCCCGCAAGCTGTCCAATGATGAGGATCCGATCCGTGCCCTGGTCGCAGAGATCGATGCTTTGGCTGATCAGGTGTGCTGGACAGTGGATCTGAGCACGGTCTATGCCGCGTTGCTGTTGACGGTGCTTGCCGATGCCGGCAAGACGGTTCGGTACTTGGCTGGCCGCGCGGTGTGGCAGGCATCGGGGACCTACCGTGGCGGGGAAGCCAAGACCGACGCCAAAGACGCCCGGGTCATCGCCGATCAATCTCGGATGCGCGGGCAGGATCTACCGGTATTGCATCCTGACGACGACCTGATTGCCGAACTGCGGATGTTGACCGCGCACCGCGCTGATCTGGTGGCCGATCGCACACGCACGATCAACCGGCTTCACCAACAGCTGGTCGCTCTATGTCCGGCGCTCGAACGCGTCGCCCAACTCCGCTCAGACCGAGGCTGGGTCGTGCTGCTGGCGCGCTATCAGAGGCCCAAAGCCATTCGGCAAAGCGGTGTTTCACGCCTGAGCCGGATGCTAACCGATGCAGGTGTTCGAAACGCAGCCATGATCGCCTCGGCTGCGGTGGCTGCTGCCAAGACGCAAATGGTCCGACTGCCCGGTGAAGGCGTGGCCGCCGGGCTGGTCGCCGACCTGGCGAAGGAGGTGATCGCCCTCGATGAGCGCATCAAGACCACCGACGCCGACATCGAGGACCGATTTCGCCGCCATCCGCTCGCCGAAGTGATCACCAGCATGCCCGGTATGGGATTCCGTCTGGGCGCGGAATTCCTGGCCGCGGTCGGTGATCCCGCTTTGATCGGCTCGGCCGACCAACTGGCCGCCTGGGCCGGGCTGGCGCCGGTGTCGCGAGACTCCGGTAAACGCACCGGACGACTACACACCCCGCACCGATACAGCCGTCGGTTGCGGCGCGTGATGTACATGTCGGCGTTGACCGCAGCCCGCTGCGACCCCGACTCGCGGGCCTACTACCAGCGCAAACGACAACAAGGAAAACGGCCGATCCCGGCCACGATCTGCCTCGCTCGCCGCCGCACCAACGTGCTCTACGCACTCATCCGAGACAACCGCAGCTGGCAACCAGAATCACCCCAAATCGCGCCTACGGCAGCTTGA
- a CDS encoding alpha/beta hydrolase, producing the protein MHNSTYVRAAGGVAIALGFGVAVAGGVSCAAASADSTGSSGSSASASHSARQASAHPQPAAAKTTVASPTASAAVAGTAHSRRVVAVSALPGKASAVPSTGGAPAAPTLLAMATATTAAATNTLTYTAGPNLSDQITIGILHVFRAVSNVIGVDIFAAIGKAIESSSPPFFLKSGLTTQKTTYTSADGTNWVVYEFQTMNAANQTDKAVIAMHGGGFIDQPTLLHWMEYTNMARNTGTTVIVPLYPLATTEAGSANVLIPEMADLVSAQIQQYGAQNVSIYGDSAGSTIAMATMRQMILDHKTLPSSMVLLGLAPDFSSSNPDDAKVDDPIFDIHNMSAWDNFGHWTDGIDDLQHSILSPLFYDSDILAALPPTTVYMGTNEVTYPDALLLYQKAVQDDSPISVVVGTGLVHDWPLADTYSQAAVVRPDIYRELGLIANDTTSA; encoded by the coding sequence GTGCATAACTCGACATATGTTCGCGCCGCAGGCGGCGTCGCGATAGCCCTGGGCTTTGGTGTCGCGGTGGCTGGTGGAGTGAGCTGCGCGGCCGCCTCGGCGGACTCAACGGGCTCATCGGGCTCGTCGGCGAGCGCCAGTCACAGCGCGCGGCAGGCGAGCGCCCACCCGCAGCCGGCTGCCGCCAAAACCACCGTAGCCTCCCCCACTGCCTCGGCCGCCGTCGCGGGCACCGCGCATTCACGACGCGTCGTGGCGGTCTCGGCGTTGCCCGGCAAGGCCTCGGCGGTGCCGTCGACCGGTGGGGCTCCGGCCGCACCAACGCTCTTGGCGATGGCCACGGCCACTACCGCCGCGGCTACAAACACCCTGACGTACACCGCGGGGCCGAACCTGAGCGATCAGATCACCATCGGGATACTCCACGTATTTCGCGCCGTGTCGAACGTTATCGGCGTGGACATCTTCGCCGCGATCGGTAAGGCGATAGAGAGTTCAAGCCCGCCGTTCTTCCTCAAGTCCGGATTGACCACCCAGAAGACGACGTACACCTCTGCGGACGGCACGAACTGGGTGGTGTACGAGTTTCAAACAATGAATGCCGCCAATCAAACCGACAAAGCCGTAATTGCCATGCACGGCGGCGGATTCATCGACCAGCCCACCCTGCTGCACTGGATGGAATACACCAACATGGCGCGCAACACCGGCACCACCGTCATCGTCCCGCTCTACCCGCTGGCGACCACCGAAGCAGGCAGTGCCAACGTCCTGATCCCCGAGATGGCCGACCTCGTCTCTGCACAGATCCAGCAGTACGGTGCTCAAAACGTCAGTATCTACGGCGATTCCGCCGGCAGCACCATCGCGATGGCCACGATGCGCCAAATGATCCTCGACCACAAGACGCTGCCGTCGAGCATGGTGCTGCTGGGACTAGCTCCTGACTTTTCCTCGTCGAATCCCGATGACGCCAAGGTCGACGACCCGATCTTCGACATTCACAACATGAGCGCGTGGGACAACTTCGGACATTGGACCGACGGCATCGACGATCTACAGCATTCGATCCTCAGCCCCTTGTTCTACGACTCCGACATCCTGGCAGCGCTTCCACCGACCACCGTCTACATGGGCACGAATGAAGTCACTTACCCCGATGCGCTCCTGCTGTATCAGAAAGCAGTCCAAGATGATTCGCCGATCTCAGTGGTCGTCGGCACCGGACTGGTCCACGACTGGCCACTAGCCGACACCTACTCCCAGGCAGCCGTGGTGCGCCCCGACATCTATCGCGAGCTGGGGCTAATTGCCAATGACACCACTTCGGCATAA
- a CDS encoding TetR/AcrR family transcriptional regulator: MRETATSREAQRRRTRARVLDAAIVEFQRAGTSSADINAIVEAAGVARSTFYFHFPTKEHVLLELIRRDEDYLGEELSRFLEARHDLEAVLEEIIRLVVELEIRWGAALFRDVISLYFSPSRAQDEQWSRHPTFVLLAAEIERARIRGELYDDVEAYDGAAFFLIGLHAILISARESGAAREVVLKKFVKSTLRSLRP, from the coding sequence GTGCGAGAGACCGCGACGAGCCGCGAAGCCCAGCGTCGTCGGACGCGTGCGCGTGTCCTCGACGCGGCCATTGTGGAGTTTCAGCGAGCAGGCACCAGTTCGGCCGACATCAACGCCATCGTCGAAGCCGCGGGAGTCGCCCGAAGTACGTTCTACTTTCACTTCCCAACCAAAGAGCATGTTCTGCTCGAGCTGATCCGCCGCGACGAGGACTACCTGGGCGAGGAACTCAGTCGGTTCCTGGAGGCCCGGCATGATTTGGAAGCCGTCCTCGAAGAGATCATCAGGCTCGTCGTCGAGCTCGAGATTCGCTGGGGCGCTGCACTGTTCCGCGATGTCATCAGTTTGTATTTCTCGCCGTCCCGTGCCCAGGACGAGCAGTGGAGCAGGCACCCGACGTTCGTATTGCTTGCTGCGGAGATCGAGCGTGCCCGTATCCGCGGCGAACTCTACGACGATGTCGAAGCCTACGACGGCGCCGCGTTCTTCCTCATCGGGCTCCATGCCATTCTCATCAGCGCCCGGGAAAGCGGGGCAGCTCGCGAGGTGGTACTCAAGAAATTCGTGAAGAGCACACTGCGCAGCCTTCGGCCTTAG